One genomic segment of Streptomyces liangshanensis includes these proteins:
- a CDS encoding nuclear transport factor 2 family protein has protein sequence MTTSTSLPVAASEATRAVVHELLRRIGEGDAAGIAEMYAVRVDWKLDWPEAEHGRAATPWIRHRSTRADAAAHFRELAEHHVPEEAATAIEGIFVDGQDAVVLGEIRQTARATGRAYRARFALHLTVEDGLITRHHVYEDSLAVAQAFAVED, from the coding sequence ATGACCACGTCCACGTCCTTGCCAGTAGCCGCGTCCGAGGCCACGCGGGCTGTGGTGCACGAGTTGTTGCGCCGGATCGGGGAGGGGGACGCGGCGGGCATCGCCGAGATGTATGCCGTACGGGTCGACTGGAAGCTGGACTGGCCGGAGGCCGAGCACGGCAGGGCGGCGACGCCCTGGATCCGTCACCGCTCCACGCGGGCCGACGCGGCCGCCCACTTCCGCGAGCTGGCCGAGCACCACGTACCGGAGGAGGCGGCGACCGCCATCGAGGGCATCTTCGTGGACGGCCAGGACGCGGTCGTACTCGGCGAGATCCGCCAGACGGCCCGCGCCACGGGACGTGCGTACCGGGCGCGGTTCGCCCTGCACCTGACCGTCGAGGACGGCCTGATCACCCGGCACCACGTCTACGAGGACAGCCTCGCCGTGGCCCAGGCGTTCGCGGTGGAGGACTGA
- a CDS encoding MarR family winged helix-turn-helix transcriptional regulator, with the protein MLANQPVGYWTGLAHDAVTRHLRDAMARVDVTQPQYWVLNRVNGGPEAPGRDEVVAQLTHLADGPYEIPRVIDQLLHRRWLRTDADRRLHLTDDGEAARVRVRELVTGLRATVHAGISDEEYVAALKVLRRMVSNIG; encoded by the coding sequence ATGCTGGCCAACCAGCCCGTCGGCTACTGGACCGGACTCGCGCACGACGCCGTGACCCGGCATCTGCGTGACGCCATGGCCAGGGTCGATGTCACCCAGCCTCAGTACTGGGTGCTCAACCGCGTGAACGGCGGGCCCGAGGCGCCCGGTCGGGACGAGGTCGTCGCCCAGCTCACGCACCTCGCGGACGGGCCGTACGAGATCCCGCGCGTCATCGACCAGTTGCTCCACCGCCGCTGGCTGCGGACGGACGCCGACCGCCGCCTCCACCTCACCGACGACGGGGAGGCCGCCAGGGTCCGGGTGCGGGAGCTGGTCACGGGCCTGCGCGCCACGGTCCACGCGGGCATCAGCGACGAGGAGTACGTTGCCGCGCTCAAGGTGTTGCGCAGGATGGTCTCCAACATCGGGTGA
- a CDS encoding alpha/beta hydrolase: MYSPQFTAESSSNGMLERDFTVGGIPGVLWSSASHAADRAPLILMAHGGGNHKKHPAMSGRAQRLVTRCGFHVAVIDAPGHGDRPRTAHDEAEIAELFRARAAGEPEGPIVVRYNDHLAELAVPEYQAALDALQEIPEIGTGGLVGFWGINMGTAIGVPFVAIEPRITAAVFGQHWPDVLAEKAKQITIPIEFDLQWDDEHISREEGLALFDAFASKEKSLHVNSGKHKELPRFEVDSAVRFFARHLGGAVTASA; this comes from the coding sequence ATGTACTCTCCGCAGTTCACCGCCGAGTCGTCGTCGAACGGCATGCTCGAACGCGACTTCACCGTGGGCGGCATCCCCGGCGTCCTCTGGTCGTCGGCCTCCCATGCGGCCGATCGTGCGCCCCTGATCCTGATGGCCCACGGCGGCGGCAACCACAAGAAGCACCCGGCGATGTCCGGCCGCGCCCAGCGCCTCGTGACCCGCTGCGGCTTTCACGTCGCCGTCATCGACGCGCCCGGTCACGGCGACCGGCCTCGCACGGCGCACGACGAGGCGGAAATCGCCGAGCTGTTCCGGGCGAGGGCGGCGGGCGAGCCTGAAGGCCCGATCGTCGTGCGCTACAACGACCACTTGGCGGAGCTCGCGGTGCCCGAGTACCAGGCGGCCCTGGATGCCCTCCAGGAAATCCCGGAGATCGGCACCGGCGGGCTGGTCGGCTTCTGGGGCATCAACATGGGCACCGCGATCGGCGTACCGTTCGTGGCGATCGAACCCAGGATCACCGCCGCGGTCTTCGGTCAGCACTGGCCCGATGTCCTGGCCGAGAAGGCGAAGCAGATCACCATCCCGATCGAGTTCGACCTGCAGTGGGACGACGAGCACATCTCGCGCGAGGAAGGTCTCGCGCTGTTCGACGCCTTCGCCTCGAAGGAGAAATCGCTGCACGTGAACTCGGGCAAGCACAAGGAGCTGCCTCGGTTCGAGGTCGACAGCGCGGTCCGGTTCTTCGCCCGGCACCTCGGCGGAGCGGTCACCGCGTCGGCCTGA
- a CDS encoding NAD(P)-dependent oxidoreductase, giving the protein MNEQRKHTTHRRCSAVTVIGLGPMGRAMARTLLAAGHPLTVWNRTAGRADELVAAGATFAATPGEAVGASDLVILSLTDYRAMYDILGAATASLAGRTLVNLSSDTPDRTREAATWAAGHGAAFLSGGVMVPAPMVGTAAAHVYYSGPEGVMEGHRGVLALLGTPRYLGGDPGLAQMMYQAQLAVFLSTLSGLMHATAMLGTAGMKAREALPELLASADSIGDILRAGEENPGAALDAGEHPGDLSTVIMMGATADHIVETSTSLGLDPTLALAVQGHYRRAIDHGHGGDNWTRIIDSIREPR; this is encoded by the coding sequence GTGAACGAACAGCGGAAACACACCACCCATAGGCGCTGTAGCGCCGTCACCGTCATCGGGCTCGGGCCGATGGGGCGGGCGATGGCCCGTACCCTTCTCGCCGCCGGCCACCCGCTCACCGTCTGGAACCGTACCGCCGGCCGGGCCGACGAACTCGTCGCCGCCGGGGCGACGTTCGCCGCGACGCCGGGCGAGGCCGTCGGAGCGAGTGACCTCGTGATCCTCAGCCTCACCGACTACCGGGCCATGTACGACATCCTCGGCGCCGCCACGGCGTCACTCGCCGGGCGGACGCTGGTCAACCTCAGCTCCGACACACCCGACCGTACGCGCGAGGCGGCGACCTGGGCCGCCGGCCACGGTGCCGCGTTCCTCAGCGGTGGGGTGATGGTCCCGGCGCCGATGGTCGGGACGGCGGCGGCCCACGTCTACTACAGCGGGCCGGAAGGGGTGATGGAGGGGCACCGGGGGGTGTTGGCGTTGCTCGGCACACCCCGGTACCTGGGCGGGGATCCCGGTCTGGCGCAGATGATGTACCAAGCCCAACTCGCCGTGTTCCTCAGCACCTTGTCCGGCCTGATGCACGCCACCGCGATGCTGGGTACGGCGGGGATGAAGGCCCGGGAAGCGCTGCCGGAACTGCTCGCCTCCGCCGACTCGATCGGCGACATCCTGCGGGCCGGGGAGGAGAACCCCGGCGCGGCGCTCGACGCCGGGGAGCACCCCGGCGACCTCAGTACGGTCATCATGATGGGCGCGACGGCCGACCACATCGTGGAGACGAGCACGTCACTCGGCCTCGATCCGACGCTCGCCCTGGCCGTACAGGGGCATTACCGGCGGGCGATCGACCACGGGCACGGCGGCGACAACTGGACGCGCATCATCGACAGCATCCGCGAGCCGCGCTGA
- a CDS encoding TioE family transcriptional regulator produces the protein MARKLQTEGERPRLRPVDLARGHGVSTQAVRNYEEAGILPAADRGPHGYRAYTPLHATALRAFLALLPGHGHATAASIMRAVNEGVAEEAFRLIDESHAQLLDDRRTLRAVEGALRDLEPGVGNGAGPAAGAGPEGAGVRAGRGPGSRAASRSVPGSGGGATFIGPLAAELGVRPATLRKWERAGLVRPGRDPVTGYRVYDEADVRDVRLAHQLRRGGYLLERIAPLIAQVRAAGGLEPLEAALCDWRDRLSARGRAMLAGAAELEAYLRERG, from the coding sequence ATGGCGAGAAAGCTTCAAACGGAGGGTGAGCGGCCGCGCCTCCGGCCGGTCGATCTGGCGCGCGGTCACGGCGTGTCCACCCAGGCCGTCAGGAACTACGAGGAGGCCGGCATCCTTCCGGCCGCCGACCGCGGCCCCCACGGCTACCGCGCCTACACCCCGCTGCACGCGACCGCCCTGCGGGCGTTCCTCGCCCTGCTGCCCGGCCACGGGCATGCGACGGCGGCGTCGATCATGCGGGCGGTGAACGAGGGGGTGGCCGAGGAGGCGTTCCGCCTGATCGACGAGAGCCACGCCCAACTCCTGGACGACCGGCGGACGCTCCGGGCCGTGGAGGGCGCGCTGCGCGACCTGGAGCCGGGGGTGGGGAACGGGGCGGGGCCTGCGGCGGGGGCCGGGCCCGAGGGGGCGGGGGTCAGGGCCGGTCGGGGGCCCGGGTCTCGGGCCGCGTCCCGGTCCGTCCCGGGGTCCGGCGGCGGCGCCACCTTCATCGGCCCGCTCGCCGCCGAGCTGGGGGTCCGGCCCGCGACGTTGCGCAAGTGGGAGCGGGCCGGGCTGGTACGGCCGGGCCGCGACCCGGTCACCGGATACCGCGTGTACGACGAGGCCGACGTACGGGACGTGCGCCTCGCCCATCAACTCCGGCGTGGCGGCTACCTGTTGGAGCGGATCGCCCCGCTGATCGCCCAAGTGCGCGCGGCCGGCGGGTTGGAGCCGCTGGAGGCCGCGCTGTGCGACTGGCGCGACCGGCTGTCCGCCCGCGGGCGGGCGATGCTGGCCGGGGCGGCGGAGTTGGAGGCGTACCTGCGCGAGCGCGGCTGA
- a CDS encoding methylated-DNA--[protein]-cysteine S-methyltransferase encodes MRNDQGVGWFTVETPLPTGGMRIGVTDQGVVSTVAFGPDGDGGGGGGGGEGTPAADAVTGADLTTEDRRAAAVTAQLAEYFAGRRREFDLPIDWRVTTGAQQAVLRTLHRTVGYGRTVTYGELADLSGAFDDEPGERGLRAKTVGSIMGSAPVSVLVPCHRVVAAGGVGGYGGGEAGLATKHWLLTLEGVLPPTLDWS; translated from the coding sequence ATGCGGAACGATCAAGGGGTGGGCTGGTTCACCGTGGAGACCCCGCTGCCCACGGGCGGCATGCGTATAGGTGTCACGGACCAGGGTGTGGTGTCGACGGTCGCGTTCGGGCCGGACGGTGATGGTGGCGGTGGCGGTGGCGGTGGCGAAGGGACACCCGCCGCGGACGCCGTCACCGGCGCCGACCTCACGACCGAGGACCGCCGGGCCGCCGCCGTCACCGCCCAACTGGCCGAGTACTTCGCGGGCCGGCGCCGGGAGTTCGACCTGCCCATCGACTGGCGCGTGACCACCGGCGCCCAACAGGCCGTCCTGCGGACGCTCCACCGCACGGTCGGGTACGGCAGGACCGTCACGTACGGCGAACTGGCCGACCTGAGCGGTGCGTTCGACGACGAACCCGGCGAACGCGGCCTGCGCGCCAAGACGGTGGGCTCGATCATGGGCTCGGCGCCGGTCTCCGTCCTGGTGCCGTGCCACCGCGTGGTGGCGGCGGGCGGGGTCGGCGGTTACGGGGGCGGCGAGGCGGGCCTCGCGACCAAGCACTGGCTGCTCACCCTGGAGGGAGTGCTGCCGCCGACGCTGGACTGGTCGTGA
- a CDS encoding AAA family ATPase, whose translation MTFALVPIDREPPPVGAVLLTGIPGSGKSTVAAALATRLPRAAHVEVDGLQQMIVSGGRWPTPEPDAEADRQIFLRARNACLLADSFAAAGFVPVLDDVVVRRAHLDFYRATLHTRPLHLVVLSPTPTTTHHRNQTRAKTLTTDWSPLDQALRTELAGEGTWIDNGTQTVDETVDAVLGCLGGGSGGA comes from the coding sequence ATGACGTTCGCCCTGGTCCCCATCGACCGTGAACCGCCCCCCGTCGGCGCCGTCCTGCTGACCGGCATCCCCGGCAGCGGCAAGTCCACCGTGGCGGCCGCACTGGCCACCCGGCTGCCGCGGGCGGCCCACGTCGAGGTGGACGGGCTCCAGCAGATGATCGTCAGCGGCGGCCGCTGGCCCACCCCGGAGCCGGACGCCGAGGCCGACCGCCAGATCTTCCTGCGCGCCCGCAACGCGTGCCTGCTGGCGGACAGCTTCGCGGCCGCGGGGTTCGTACCGGTGCTGGACGACGTGGTGGTACGCCGCGCCCACCTCGACTTCTACCGCGCAACCCTCCACACCCGCCCCCTCCACCTCGTAGTCCTGTCCCCCACCCCAACCACGACCCACCACCGCAACCAGACCCGCGCCAAAACCCTGACAACGGACTGGTCCCCCCTGGACCAGGCCCTGCGCACCGAACTGGCGGGCGAGGGAACCTGGATCGACAACGGAACCCAGACGGTGGATGAGACGGTGGATGCGGTGCTGGGGTGTTTGGGTGGGGGTTCAGGCGGGGCGTAG
- a CDS encoding SDR family NAD(P)-dependent oxidoreductase, with product MARLAGKVALVAGATRGIGRSVAELFAAEGATVIGGGTSVPEAGSAENGVAFVRLDVTDEQGWDAVVSRLVERHGKLDILVNSAGGGGYSSIADSTVEDWRRTVDLIQTGTFLGMRRVIPVMRENGGGSIVNISSIWGSAAIPAAAAYQAAKAAVEQMTRNAAVTYVGDGIRVNTVIPGITATPLIENQAQEITDLVVAATPMKRIARPIDIAYGCLYLASDEAAFTTGAALAIDGGYLAQ from the coding sequence ATGGCGAGACTCGCAGGCAAGGTCGCACTGGTCGCCGGTGCCACGCGCGGCATCGGCCGCAGCGTCGCGGAGCTGTTCGCCGCGGAGGGGGCGACCGTCATCGGCGGCGGGACCTCCGTACCCGAGGCCGGTTCCGCCGAGAACGGCGTCGCGTTCGTACGGCTCGACGTGACCGACGAGCAGGGCTGGGACGCCGTCGTGTCCCGGCTGGTCGAACGCCACGGCAAGCTCGACATCCTGGTCAACAGCGCGGGCGGTGGCGGTTACAGCTCGATCGCCGACTCGACGGTCGAGGACTGGCGCAGGACCGTGGACCTGATCCAGACCGGCACCTTCCTCGGAATGCGCCGGGTCATCCCGGTCATGCGCGAGAACGGGGGCGGCTCCATCGTCAACATCTCCTCCATCTGGGGCAGCGCCGCCATCCCCGCCGCGGCAGCCTACCAGGCCGCGAAGGCCGCGGTCGAGCAGATGACGCGGAACGCCGCCGTGACGTACGTCGGCGACGGCATCCGTGTGAACACCGTGATTCCCGGCATCACCGCCACACCCTTGATCGAGAATCAGGCGCAGGAGATCACCGACCTGGTGGTCGCGGCCACCCCGATGAAGCGCATCGCCCGCCCCATCGACATCGCGTACGGATGCCTCTACCTCGCGAGCGACGAGGCGGCCTTCACCACCGGGGCCGCGCTCGCGATCGACGGCGGTTACCTGGCTCAGTGA
- a CDS encoding winged helix-turn-helix transcriptional regulator codes for MAKAPRRGPYICGIDAALDVVSGKWKGLILWELDTHGVRRFAELRRGLPGVSEKMLTQHLREMEEDGLVRRVVHAEVPPRVEYSLTDQGRTLNQALVPLGAWGTERMRRETEATGPEPVTESVATAEAVAAT; via the coding sequence ATGGCCAAAGCGCCGAGACGCGGGCCGTACATCTGCGGCATCGACGCCGCGCTCGATGTGGTCAGCGGCAAGTGGAAGGGCCTGATCCTCTGGGAGTTGGACACCCATGGGGTACGCCGCTTCGCGGAACTCCGGCGCGGTCTGCCGGGCGTGAGCGAGAAGATGCTGACGCAGCACCTGCGCGAGATGGAGGAGGACGGTCTGGTACGGCGAGTTGTCCACGCCGAGGTGCCCCCGCGCGTGGAGTACTCCCTGACCGACCAGGGCCGCACCCTCAACCAGGCACTCGTCCCGCTCGGCGCCTGGGGAACGGAGCGAATGCGCCGCGAGACCGAAGCCACCGGGCCCGAGCCGGTGACCGAATCGGTGGCGACAGCCGAGGCGGTGGCGGCGACCTAG
- a CDS encoding erythromycin esterase family protein: protein MATDLKDIADTTHALDAAALMRLLPARPRLLALGEPTHGEDALLDVRNELFRQLVEHHGYRTIAIESDCLTGLAVDDHVTSGAGTLDEVMERGISHGWGASAANRELVRWMRAYNIRTDDEGRPASERLRFAGLDGPLEFTHAASPRLALTALHRYLAAHVDEGLLPCTADTLDRLTGTDDRWTDPAAMLDPSRSVGRSAEAGQLRLLADDLATLLDQQTPHLIAATSRDERERAGLYARTATGLLRYHHWMADTSPARMTRLCALRASMMADNLFAVAARGPVLVHAHNSLLQREKSSMRLWEGVVEWWSPGALVSARYGAEYAFVPTALGTIRHQGVEAPPPDTVEGLLYQLPEERRVVDARRLTATVADSRPAPRVSPWFGYAPLDPAHLGTTDGLVFVKDVR from the coding sequence ATGGCAACTGACCTCAAGGACATCGCCGACACCACCCATGCCCTCGACGCCGCCGCCCTCATGCGCCTGCTCCCGGCCCGCCCCCGGCTGCTCGCCCTGGGCGAGCCCACCCACGGCGAGGACGCCCTCCTCGACGTCCGTAACGAACTCTTCCGGCAACTGGTCGAGCACCACGGCTACCGGACCATCGCGATCGAGAGCGACTGCCTGACGGGCCTGGCCGTGGACGACCACGTCACGTCGGGCGCGGGCACCCTCGACGAGGTCATGGAGCGGGGGATCAGCCACGGCTGGGGCGCGTCGGCGGCCAACCGCGAGCTGGTGCGCTGGATGCGCGCGTACAACATCCGTACGGACGACGAAGGACGGCCCGCGTCGGAGCGGCTCCGCTTCGCCGGACTCGACGGCCCTCTGGAGTTCACCCACGCCGCGAGCCCCCGGCTCGCCCTCACCGCGCTCCACCGCTACCTCGCGGCCCACGTGGACGAGGGCCTGCTCCCCTGCACCGCGGACACACTCGACCGCCTGACCGGGACCGACGACCGGTGGACCGACCCGGCCGCGATGCTGGACCCGTCCCGGTCGGTGGGGCGGTCGGCGGAGGCCGGCCAACTCCGCCTGCTCGCCGACGACTTGGCCACACTGCTCGACCAGCAGACTCCGCACCTGATAGCCGCGACGTCCCGGGACGAGCGGGAGCGGGCGGGCCTGTACGCGCGTACCGCGACCGGCCTGCTGCGCTACCACCACTGGATGGCCGACACCTCACCCGCGCGCATGACACGGCTGTGCGCGCTGCGGGCCTCGATGATGGCCGACAACCTCTTCGCCGTCGCCGCCCGGGGCCCGGTACTCGTCCACGCCCACAACTCCCTTCTGCAACGCGAGAAGAGCTCGATGCGGCTGTGGGAAGGGGTGGTGGAGTGGTGGAGCCCGGGTGCGCTGGTGAGCGCGCGGTACGGCGCGGAGTACGCGTTCGTCCCCACGGCCCTCGGCACGATCCGGCACCAGGGCGTGGAGGCCCCGCCGCCGGACACCGTCGAGGGGCTCCTGTACCAACTCCCGGAGGAGCGCCGCGTCGTCGACGCCCGGCGCCTGACCGCCACCGTCGCCGACAGCCGCCCGGCGCCCCGCGTCTCCCCGTGGTTCGGCTACGCCCCGCTCGATCCGGCCCACTTGGGGACGACCGACGGCCTCGTGTTCGTCAAGGACGTGCGGTGA
- a CDS encoding hydrolase, with the protein MLGSVKSRSLLIAATASLGLVTAGAGYSAQAAPAAAPAPAAAAAATHRVLFDNSKAEQAGNADWVIGSSQPDPLGQDSTPTKETDWTGGLSSWGVALQRTGDYSLKTLPAGNTITYGGSGALDLKNFDTFVLPEPNIRLSTAEKTAVMKFVQAGGGLFLISDHDVSDRNNDGYDSPMVINDLMTSNGVDNTDPFGFSVDKLNITSGNPKAISDSSNPVLNGSFGKVTGSLIANGTTFTLKPADNPAVKGLLWRSGSSTTGTTGAFFVTSTFGSGRVAIWGDSSPIDDGTGASGDTLYDGWNDPSATNAALALNATAWLSGTGSTGGGGGGGGETCTTSGQLLANPGFESGTSGWSATSGVITSSTTKASHSGSYKAWLGGAGTAGTETLSQSVTIPAGCAATLSFWLHIDTAETGTTAYDTLKVQVLNSSGTVLGTPATYSNVNAATGYTQRTLDLSAYAGQSVTLKFTSTEGSKLQTSFVVDDTALNVG; encoded by the coding sequence ATGCTCGGATCCGTGAAGTCCCGCTCCCTGCTCATCGCCGCCACGGCGTCCCTCGGTCTGGTCACCGCGGGCGCCGGCTACTCCGCCCAGGCCGCCCCGGCGGCGGCCCCGGCTCCCGCCGCGGCCGCCGCCGCCACGCACCGCGTGCTCTTCGACAACTCCAAGGCCGAGCAGGCGGGCAACGCCGACTGGGTCATCGGCTCCAGCCAGCCCGACCCGCTGGGCCAGGACTCCACGCCCACGAAGGAGACCGACTGGACCGGCGGCCTGTCCTCGTGGGGAGTCGCCCTCCAGCGGACGGGCGACTACTCGCTCAAGACCCTGCCGGCCGGAAACACCATCACCTACGGCGGCTCCGGCGCGCTCGACCTGAAGAACTTCGACACCTTCGTCCTGCCCGAGCCCAACATCCGGCTCAGCACGGCCGAGAAGACCGCGGTCATGAAGTTCGTGCAGGCGGGCGGCGGGCTCTTCCTGATCTCCGACCACGACGTCAGTGACCGCAACAACGACGGCTACGACTCACCCATGGTCATCAACGACCTGATGACCAGCAACGGCGTCGACAACACCGACCCGTTCGGCTTCTCCGTCGACAAGCTCAACATCACCTCCGGCAACCCGAAGGCGATCAGCGACAGTTCGAACCCGGTGCTGAACGGCTCCTTCGGCAAGGTCACCGGCAGCCTGATCGCCAACGGCACCACCTTCACCCTCAAGCCGGCCGACAACCCGGCCGTCAAGGGCCTGCTCTGGCGCTCGGGCTCCAGCACCACCGGCACCACCGGGGCCTTCTTCGTCACCAGCACCTTCGGCAGCGGCCGGGTGGCGATCTGGGGTGACAGCTCGCCGATCGACGACGGTACGGGCGCCTCCGGCGACACCCTGTACGACGGCTGGAACGACCCGTCCGCGACGAACGCCGCGCTCGCCCTCAACGCCACGGCCTGGCTGTCCGGCACGGGCAGCACCGGCGGAGGCGGTGGCGGTGGCGGCGAGACCTGCACCACGTCGGGCCAGCTGCTCGCCAACCCCGGCTTCGAATCGGGCACTTCGGGGTGGAGCGCCACGTCCGGCGTGATCACGTCCAGCACCACCAAGGCGTCGCACTCCGGTTCGTACAAGGCCTGGCTCGGCGGTGCGGGTACGGCGGGGACGGAGACCCTCTCCCAGTCGGTGACGATCCCGGCGGGCTGCGCGGCCACGCTGAGCTTCTGGCTGCACATCGATACGGCGGAGACCGGCACGACGGCGTACGACACCCTCAAGGTCCAGGTGCTGAACTCCTCGGGTACGGTGCTCGGCACCCCCGCGACGTACTCCAACGTCAACGCGGCGACGGGCTACACCCAGCGCACCCTGGACCTCAGCGCCTACGCGGGCCAGTCGGTGACGCTGAAGTTCACCAGCACCGAGGGCTCGAAGCTCCAGACGTCGTTCGTGGTGGACGACACGGCACTGAACGTCGGCTGA